A segment of the Desulfonatronovibrio hydrogenovorans DSM 9292 genome:
GCTGGCTGGAAAAAGTGAATCCAAGCAACACTTCAAGAACCTGCCCTGTATGCGGTCATACAGACAAGGAGAACCGCAGGAGTCAGAGCAGATTCAGGTGTGTAAAGTGTCTGTTTGAAGGCAATGCTGACTACGTGGCAGCCATAAACATTCATACCGCAGGGCATGCGGGAATCAACGCCTGTGGAGATGGACGGCCATCGTTGAAGCAGGAACTACCGGGAAATAGTGATACAGTACCGACCTTTTTTCCTATCACGCCAACGGCGTGATTAAAAGGGAATCCTCTTCCTTCAGGGAGAGGAGGATGTCAATCGTCTAAAGATAAGAGGCCAGAGGTTGACAAAGCCAGAAAGGCTATTTAAATATTCTTCCTTTCAAATAAGGAGGATTTTTTTGATGTTTGAATTAACAGATTCTGCCAAGACTCAATTGGATAGGTACTTTGAAACTCAGGAAAAGTCGCCCATCAGGGTCTACATGGCTGCTGGCTGAGGCGGGCCAAGATTGGCTCTTGCTCTGGATGAGCAAAAAGACAGTGATAATATTTTTGATATTAAGGGGTTTCAGTTCCTGGTGGATAAAGCCCTCTTGGACACCGTAGCTCCCATTGAGGTGGACCTGACCGAAGCTGGATTTGTGGTCAACTCCAGTCTCAAAGTAGATCCTGCTGGTTG
Coding sequences within it:
- a CDS encoding IscA/HesB family protein — its product is MFELTDSAKTQLDRYFETQEKSPIRVYMAAGUGGPRLALALDEQKDSDNIFDIKGFQFLVDKALLDTVAPIEVDLTEAGFVVNSSLKVDPAGCSSCTSC